A stretch of the Sulfurimonas sp. HSL3-1 genome encodes the following:
- a CDS encoding alpha-E domain-containing protein translates to MNAVHVPPVDRDPKHLWTFNAITLFKRLRDYLNGYADYRQYPSIKFVETWPQHSHKHQLLTTYVATNLYWFGRHLQRVETTLIDVLELFNAVIDTDKEAGVRYFEHLDIELEYKSAQDFLQKAVFGDHPANLATIMSNARENAIICRPYLDAEAFGETIRLYNLLDTYAKTDTKVDYRFIGDALSLINEVWGIMARGLLRRKSDQFIRLGKLTEKVDLHLRHGKNGNESVVYLHNILITAQRIAPEAEMPIDEKDDEANLDAINDLFENLVVV, encoded by the coding sequence ATGAACGCAGTACATGTTCCCCCCGTCGACCGAGATCCAAAGCATCTCTGGACGTTCAACGCCATCACCCTTTTTAAACGGCTCCGAGACTATCTTAACGGCTATGCCGACTACCGGCAGTACCCGAGCATAAAGTTTGTCGAAACCTGGCCCCAGCACAGTCATAAACACCAGCTGCTCACCACCTACGTCGCCACCAACCTCTACTGGTTCGGCCGCCACCTCCAGCGCGTCGAAACGACCCTGATCGACGTGCTGGAGCTCTTCAACGCGGTGATTGACACGGACAAAGAAGCCGGCGTACGCTACTTCGAGCATCTGGACATTGAGCTGGAGTACAAGAGCGCGCAGGATTTCCTTCAAAAGGCCGTCTTCGGCGACCACCCCGCAAACCTCGCCACCATTATGAGCAACGCCCGAGAAAACGCCATCATCTGCCGTCCCTATCTCGACGCGGAAGCCTTCGGGGAGACGATCAGGCTCTACAACCTCCTCGACACCTATGCCAAGACCGATACCAAGGTCGACTACCGTTTCATCGGGGATGCACTCTCACTCATCAACGAGGTGTGGGGGATCATGGCCCGCGGTCTTCTGCGGCGCAAAAGCGACCAGTTCATCCGCCTGGGCAAACTGACCGAGAAAGTCGACCTGCACCTGCGCCACGGCAAGAACGGCAATGAATCGGTCGTCTACCTGCACAATATTCTCATCACTGCGCAGCGGATCGCCCCGGAGGCGGAGATGCCCATCGACGAAAAAGATGATGAGGCCAACCTCGATGCTATCAACGACCTCTTCGAGAACCTGGTTGTGGTTTAG
- a CDS encoding DMT family transporter, with protein sequence MAGWIVLAMVLWGIGWPALKVVTDTDVPVETVTFLRFAIMAVSFLPILYWRRKPLRLNRRTLRFTIAAGALNVAFMYFAFWGVQTGSAGAGGVIITVASPILTALLALIVFHTRVSPTQLLGLGVGLFGGMLMLEVWHADLLHSGNVFFIGSALVWAVLTLLGQQSHTEMEPIHFNFWLAVFAVPITLVPALPAGLGTVLHQDWTFWTGLLFLAIMGQTVASTIFFVASGKIGSAKAGSYMFLVPLTALVASFLLLGERPSFWLVAGGAVSTAAVYFINARKR encoded by the coding sequence ATGGCGGGTTGGATCGTACTGGCGATGGTGTTATGGGGCATCGGCTGGCCCGCGCTCAAGGTCGTGACCGATACTGACGTCCCGGTCGAGACCGTCACCTTTTTGCGCTTCGCCATCATGGCGGTTTCCTTCCTGCCCATCCTCTACTGGCGGCGCAAGCCGCTGCGCCTCAACCGCCGGACGCTGCGCTTCACTATCGCGGCGGGCGCGCTCAACGTCGCATTTATGTACTTCGCCTTCTGGGGCGTGCAAACGGGCAGCGCCGGGGCGGGCGGGGTCATCATCACCGTGGCCAGCCCCATTCTCACGGCCCTGCTCGCCCTGATTGTCTTCCACACCCGCGTCTCCCCGACGCAGCTGCTTGGGCTGGGAGTGGGACTGTTCGGCGGGATGCTGATGCTGGAGGTGTGGCATGCCGACCTGCTGCACAGCGGCAATGTCTTCTTTATCGGCAGCGCGCTCGTCTGGGCCGTGCTCACCCTGCTGGGGCAGCAGTCGCATACGGAGATGGAACCCATCCACTTCAACTTCTGGCTGGCCGTTTTCGCCGTACCCATCACACTCGTTCCGGCACTGCCCGCGGGGCTGGGTACGGTGTTGCACCAGGACTGGACGTTCTGGACGGGGCTGCTTTTCCTGGCCATCATGGGGCAGACGGTGGCGTCGACCATCTTCTTTGTCGCGTCGGGTAAGATCGGCTCGGCCAAGGCCGGAAGCTATATGTTCCTCGTGCCGCTGACCGCCCTGGTAGCGAGCTTCCTGCTGCTGGGAGAGCGCCCCTCCTTCTGGCTCGTGGCAGGGGGTGCCGTCAGTACCGCCGCCGTCTACTTCATCAACGCGCGCAAACGATAG
- a CDS encoding carboxymuconolactone decarboxylase family protein, whose amino-acid sequence MKSERYKIGREKLAEVGGDQGDKIIEALSAIAPEFADLLVEFPFGDIYSRPGLELRSREIATVAALTAMGTAAPQLKAHVHGALNVGCTPQEIIEIMIQMAVYAGFPAALNGLATAKEVFDERDISVQN is encoded by the coding sequence TTGAAATCTGAGAGGTATAAAATCGGAAGGGAGAAACTGGCCGAGGTCGGCGGCGATCAGGGGGATAAGATCATTGAGGCCCTCAGTGCAATCGCTCCGGAGTTCGCCGACCTGCTTGTGGAGTTTCCTTTCGGAGACATCTACAGCCGTCCGGGCTTGGAACTGCGCTCCCGTGAAATCGCCACGGTCGCGGCCCTGACGGCGATGGGTACGGCAGCGCCCCAGTTAAAGGCCCACGTACACGGGGCACTCAATGTCGGCTGCACGCCGCAGGAGATCATCGAGATCATGATTCAGATGGCGGTATATGCCGGTTTTCCCGCCGCGTTGAACGGGCTTGCGACCGCCAAAGAAGTTTTTGACGAACGGGATATCAGCGTTCAAAACTGA
- a CDS encoding TetR/AcrR family transcriptional regulator: MKRQDSRARLLDAAFAEVYKNGYHGTGTAVILKAAGVPKGSMYHFFASKKDLILAVSQERIVPKMDDFFDFSRLPGENIFQTFERVFSKMQNHGALIANGCPLHRLLVEMAPLDPDFETVLTKAYHHFIDKLSLALEAAVADGELVAFDTKAFARFFITSTWGEISLPPSLSSKESFGHHTQYLTIALEHYRK, from the coding sequence ATGAAGCGCCAGGACTCAAGAGCGCGGCTGCTGGACGCCGCCTTTGCTGAAGTCTACAAAAACGGCTATCACGGTACCGGCACCGCCGTCATCCTCAAGGCCGCCGGGGTGCCCAAGGGGAGCATGTACCACTTTTTCGCTTCCAAGAAGGACCTCATCCTGGCCGTGAGCCAAGAACGCATCGTCCCGAAAATGGACGACTTCTTCGACTTTTCTCGCCTGCCGGGTGAGAACATTTTTCAGACTTTCGAGCGCGTGTTCTCGAAGATGCAGAACCATGGCGCCCTCATCGCCAACGGCTGCCCTCTGCACCGCCTGCTCGTGGAGATGGCCCCGCTGGACCCCGACTTTGAAACCGTCCTGACAAAGGCCTACCACCATTTTATCGACAAGCTTTCTCTGGCGCTGGAAGCCGCCGTTGCAGACGGTGAACTCGTAGCGTTTGACACCAAAGCCTTCGCCCGCTTCTTTATCACCTCCACCTGGGGAGAGATATCGCTGCCCCCCTCCCTCTCTTCGAAAGAATCGTTTGGACACCACACCCAGTACCTGACAATCGCACTGGAACACTACCGGAAATAG
- the fabF gene encoding beta-ketoacyl-ACP synthase II, translating to MNPIVITGIGMINGVGISAESAFEALIEGVCGIDYITHFDASGDAVQIASEVKGFDPSSIMDPKDIKKSDRFIHLGMHALKEALADAALEPQSGDAARMGVSAATGIGGLPMMQENIEKNAFGKKISPFFIPGSITNMLAGYASIYYGLKGPNLSSTTACTAGLHAINQAAKTIMAGGADVMVALGAEACICETGIRGFSAMKALSTHNDDPKTASRPFDKERDGFVMGEGAAALVLETLEHAQKRGAKIYARVAGFGESADAGHITAPATDGPVRAMQAALQMAGNPRVDYINAHGTSTPLGDANETKAFKAVFETVPPISSIKGSIGHCLGATGIIEAAVSIMALERNIMPPTINLRTPDDACDLDYVANTAREKELQTVMSTNYGFGGTNGAIIFTKAL from the coding sequence ATGAACCCTATTGTCATTACGGGAATCGGCATGATCAACGGCGTCGGCATCAGCGCCGAGAGCGCTTTTGAAGCGCTGATCGAGGGGGTATGCGGCATTGACTATATTACCCATTTCGATGCCTCCGGCGATGCCGTCCAAATCGCCAGTGAAGTCAAAGGCTTCGATCCAAGCAGCATCATGGACCCCAAAGACATCAAAAAGAGCGACCGCTTCATCCACCTGGGAATGCATGCGCTGAAAGAGGCCCTTGCCGACGCCGCGCTCGAACCGCAAAGCGGGGATGCAGCCCGGATGGGCGTCAGCGCCGCCACCGGGATAGGCGGACTGCCGATGATGCAGGAAAATATCGAAAAGAACGCCTTCGGCAAGAAGATCTCGCCCTTTTTCATCCCCGGTTCCATCACGAACATGCTGGCGGGGTACGCCTCCATCTATTACGGGCTCAAGGGGCCGAACCTCTCCTCGACGACGGCCTGCACGGCGGGGCTTCACGCCATCAACCAGGCGGCGAAGACCATCATGGCCGGCGGGGCAGACGTCATGGTCGCCCTGGGCGCCGAAGCGTGCATCTGCGAGACGGGCATCCGCGGCTTCAGCGCCATGAAGGCGCTCTCCACCCATAACGACGACCCGAAAACGGCCTCCAGGCCCTTCGACAAGGAGCGCGACGGCTTCGTAATGGGCGAAGGGGCGGCGGCGCTCGTGCTCGAAACCCTGGAACATGCCCAAAAGCGGGGTGCGAAGATCTATGCACGAGTCGCGGGCTTCGGCGAAAGCGCAGACGCAGGCCACATCACAGCCCCCGCCACGGACGGCCCCGTCCGGGCCATGCAGGCAGCGCTGCAGATGGCCGGCAACCCACGAGTGGACTACATCAACGCGCATGGGACCAGTACCCCGCTGGGGGACGCCAACGAAACCAAAGCCTTCAAAGCGGTCTTTGAGACCGTGCCTCCGATCAGTTCCATCAAGGGGAGTATCGGCCACTGTCTCGGGGCCACCGGCATCATCGAAGCCGCCGTCTCCATTATGGCCCTGGAGCGCAACATCATGCCCCCGACCATAAACCTCCGTACCCCAGACGACGCCTGCGACCTGGACTACGTCGCCAACACCGCGCGCGAGAAGGAGCTTCAAACCGTCATGAGCACCAATTACGGTTTCGGCGGCACGAACGGGGCCATCATCTTCACCAAAGCGCTTTAG
- a CDS encoding YiiD C-terminal domain-containing protein: MEAADIPFARYIGLEQEKGSVSLGFSGTVMNHLNTIHASAQFALAETQSGLFLQTLFPELEGKAVPLLRDAQIRYRKPAAARIVASASVDTSAVETFRDQFGKKGRGSIRVDVAVTDINGVLTSQGSFTWFIQTL, from the coding sequence TTGGAAGCCGCCGATATACCATTTGCACGCTATATTGGGCTTGAACAGGAGAAAGGGAGCGTGTCGCTGGGGTTCAGCGGTACGGTAATGAACCATCTCAATACGATACACGCCAGTGCCCAGTTCGCTTTGGCGGAGACCCAAAGCGGTCTGTTTCTGCAGACGCTCTTTCCCGAACTGGAGGGCAAAGCCGTCCCGCTTTTGCGGGATGCGCAGATCCGTTACAGAAAACCCGCCGCGGCAAGGATCGTCGCGTCCGCGTCAGTGGACACATCGGCGGTCGAAACGTTCAGGGATCAGTTCGGAAAAAAGGGGAGGGGGTCGATCAGGGTCGACGTCGCCGTGACGGACATCAACGGTGTATTGACGTCGCAGGGCTCCTTTACATGGTTCATCCAGACGCTCTGA